The genome window aaatctgacaaacGTGGCTGAATTATCACAACGAGAAGCTAATCATCAGCAGAGTTCCTCATCAGTAAGCTAAAGGACAAGGCAGAAAATCCCGGTACGAGACCAGCACAGATCTGTAACATTCGGAGAAGTCGTTGAGCAGTGGAAACTCGTACGCCTTCCAGCTGGAAACAAAATGGAGAAATTATTTAATcaatagaaaagaagaaaagcagtcaTAAAAGAAAGGACCAGAGCAGGCAATAAGTGACTAGCtacagaaaaccccaaacaggcCTATTTACAGCCCTAACATCGAGGAAGGTACGGCATTGCCAGTTGAAAGCCCTGAAGGGCTTGCCAAAGGCACAAGGTACCACCTGCTGGTAGGGAAGCGGTCTCTGAGGATGGAACAATGAGTATACAAAAGTGAAGTGTGCTGCCCTTGGATGCCAAACTCACCCTCCAGCTTTTCAGACCAAGGAGGTAACTGGAAAGAGTGGCATATCAGACGGCAAAACAGTCAGTGAAGCCACAAAGTCTGGCTAACAGGAAGTATTACATGGGCAAGGAAGCCATTGGCAAATAACAGCTCAGGGGCTCCCAGGAAGAAAAAACGCGGCAAGGAAGAAGCATACCAAGGGTTTGCATACCAGGGATGACTTTTTTAGTTTAGGCTTGGCTTCCTGAGTCCTTGAAGTAGCACAGTAAGGAGCAGGTTACTAGAAGGCTCATTTCATTACAGACTCCTGTACCTCTAGTGTTTTTGTAAAAACAGTCTGGTCTCTGACGCTTACGCAAGACAGCAGCGTATGTACCTGTATTTATTACTAATGTAATGATGTTCCTAAGGATCACAGAGCAGTGGAGTTCAGAAATCCCTCCAGACATCAAATAAGCACCTTACCTCCAGCTCACAGAATAGCATAGGACTGCAGTAGGCTTCTCCCAGTTTACAGACGGCATTCGTCTCAATGCTGCAACAATTCACCCTGCCAACTACAAAGAAGTTTTTCCACATTACAAGCATCATAATAAGCAATCAGTGAAGAAAAGTACCAGGAAATTCCACAACTAAAAAATGATCCACAGCTAATTTTGAGAGCACCGTGGAAGGTAAGGCAACAGTGAGCAATACAAACAGAATGATAAATGACTTGAACTTGAATTAGCACGAAAGTATTTCATAATATTAACATCAGGAATAGTATTGCCACATAACTGTTAATGTAACATTAACAGTTGGAATAAGGGATCAGTGCACCATCAGCACGGGCAGAATCTTCCACTTATTTATCAGAAATCCTGCTGGCGCATGTAATATCACAGAGTGGTCTTGTCACCAAAGAAATTCACTTCATCAGGAGAGCCACAGGACAAGACAATGCTAAGACTCCTTTACCACCCCAGAACTAGGCCTCCTGATCCCCAAACTCCAGGGATACAGCATCTCTGTTTCAACACCGAGCAGTACAGTCTGGCCACTCCAGTTCCTCAGAGCTGAAGCAGGGAGGGTACACAGGAAAGCACCCTCTCTCCTTGAGGCAGGGAGACAGAAGGATTAGAGGCACAACAGGGCCAGACAGTACACAGCAGGAATACCAGTCTTGCATTAAAACTATACTTAATAGTTTTGTAGCTCATCCATTTAGATTCACTTTATTATCACAGTATCATATGCTCCTCACTGCTCATTAAGATTATCATTAAGGCAGATCTGCAAGAGCAGACAGAACAGACTTCTGCAGggccacaggaaaaaaagaatcaataACACAAATCATATTCAGAGATTAGGGACAGAGAAGAGAGGTCTGACTGGCAGAATCAAAAATGAGGGAGTGAGCAAGAGAGAAGAGAACAATGTTTTATctaagaaaacaataaaaaaaggcagctgAGTTCAGACATAATTTAAACAAAGTTATTTACAAAGCCATTGGTTTCCTTTGGTTTATTTCAAGTTAAGTCACTGCCctgttttaagaaaattaaCAGCACGTGGTGCTGcttggagagaaggaagaggtgCCATACGTACCTCCAGTGACAAGAAAGCAGACTTTCCCCAGGAAGAAGGTGGCATCCACATAAGCTAGGGAAGCTTCGACATTCTTCAAGCTGTCAGAAAAGTACAGACAATCCAGTTGGACAGGGAGGTTAAACCAGTGCAGCATAAGGACAACAGGAATAACTTTCAGAAGCACAATTAGAAAACCAGTGATGTTAACATCTGCTGATCTGTGAGCTCGCAGAGTTCTGCTCTATGCTAAAAGCATGACATCAGAGACCTCTGTAATACCCACAGTTGTTGAATAATCCATAACATATCCTTTCTACTCAAGACTCAACAGTTAGTCTTTGTTTGAACAGTGTCCTCCATGACTTCCAGACACTAAGCATCCGAATTCATTAACATCCAATGAGATTCAGCACCACTTTGGCTCTTTCAGGAAGAGCTTGCCCACACATTTCTGCAGCACCATCTGTGCTGTAAGTATGCAGCTGGGCCTGTCATTTTTGGTAAATGAGAGCCCAGGATC of Pseudopipra pipra isolate bDixPip1 chromosome 5, bDixPip1.hap1, whole genome shotgun sequence contains these proteins:
- the CENPM gene encoding centromere protein M; translated protein: MAVLRPLDKLPGFNSAALLLVGSDEELQQKLAEAILQEKRDFRISIHIATSLPLPSERDHLRPRIDLIVFVIDIKSKCSLKNVEASLAYVDATFFLGKVCFLVTGVGRVNCCSIETNAVCKLGEAYCSPMLFCELELEGVRVSTAQRLLRMLQICAGLVPGFSALSFSLLMRNSADD